Below is a genomic region from Sulfitobacter guttiformis.
AATTTCGGAAATCCGCATCTGGAAGAAATACGCAAGGTCGCGTTGGCCTTTTTTCCACAGGTAATGGCCTACGCGATATGCCTGAACAGCATGATACCCCTTGAAATATAAAATCGGCTGCAACAAACGGTGGCAAGCGGGATCACGATCAAAGATCGCCACCAGATCAGCGCGCGCCGCCTCGACCAGCATCGGATCATCGCTATATGCCTGCTCCACGACCTCGCGCACGACCATCATCGACATCTCGTTCGATGCGAGCTTGGCCGCGATGCGGTATGAGAGCGCTTTGTCCATCGATGCATGGTGCAGAATTGTGGCGTGTACAAACCCGCCGACCAGCGGCTCTTTGGCCACAGCGTTTTCCGCGTCACGCTTGATCTGGTCCCAAACCGGATCCACGGTAGTCAATTTTTTCTGCGGGCTGGCCATCGGGGAGGCTCCTTCTAAACATCTGGCTCTAGTATCTAACACAGATGCGCTTCTTGCAAACCCGTTGTCCCGCACAAGTTTTTGTTCCAAGGCTCCGACGTAGTGCAAGCACCTTAAGAACAATCACCAAACAGTCCTGAAATTCGGGCGATGTTTTAAGGCTATCGTCTGATTGAAGATGCCTTTTCGCTGCTGCACACAAACTCCCGTCACCCCAATGCGGATGCAACTTCGACAGTCTCTTTACGTATTTATCTGCGACATGAGCCCGCCACAAAAGATGCATTCCGAATGAAAGGCGATCAGCCTGCGGAACAGCCTGCACCGCCCGGGCAGCATGAACCAGATCCGACAGGCCAACTGCACGCATTACACATCAACCTCGATCCGTTGAGCCAATCCTTCACCGTATGTCGCCGATATTTGTGCAACCTCGATCACAAACGGTGCCACCGCGCCGTCCGCCGCCTGTGTTCCTGCGCTATAATCAAAAACGGGAGCAGAGAGCATTTGCGTGCGCAACACTACTCCATCCTTAAGAATGCGAAGGACATATGCCTCACTCTCTTCGCCCAGCGGAACCTCCGGCGTGTCCCAGCCATCCCCGTCGATCCTTGTCCGTCTGATCCAGTTTAACGCCAGCGCACCATTCACCTTTCGCACCGCTGATAGATGTGCAGGTGCATAAGGCCGCATGCCATTTCCGTTAAACGCCCGCTCAAACTGGCGAAAAGACGGATCGCTCAGGGGTCTCTGGGCAGGACCTATGCGGTAGTTCTGGACGACACCGCGCAAATTACGGCTCAGATCAATTTGCTGTGGCACGGAATTGAGCAGGACAAACTGCGACCCTATGGGCCAGATATCGGGTATCAAGCCGTCAGATCCCGCCTGGCCGCGTATTCGGTGGCTCAGCAAATAGGTCATTGGCCCGATCAATTGGGCCTCCTTGAACTGGAACAACTCCCAATTGTCAGAGCTCCCGTCGCCAATCGCGGCAAGGTTGGCACCACTAAGAAGCGCATC
It encodes:
- the cysE gene encoding serine O-acetyltransferase; the encoded protein is MASPQKKLTTVDPVWDQIKRDAENAVAKEPLVGGFVHATILHHASMDKALSYRIAAKLASNEMSMMVVREVVEQAYSDDPMLVEAARADLVAIFDRDPACHRLLQPILYFKGYHAVQAYRVGHYLWKKGQRDLAYFFQMRISEIFGVDIHPGARIGKGIMIDHAHSIVIGETAVVGDNVSMLHSVTLGGTGKEEEDRHPKIGDGVLIGAGAKVLGNIRIGHCSRIAAGSVVLEDVPPCKTVAGIPARIVGEAGCDQPSMSMNHMLGPWED
- a CDS encoding DUF7742 family protein; this translates as MRAVGLSDLVHAARAVQAVPQADRLSFGMHLLWRAHVADKYVKRLSKLHPHWGDGSLCAAAKRHLQSDDSLKTSPEFQDCLVIVLKVLALRRSLGTKTCAGQRVCKKRICVRY